From Carya illinoinensis cultivar Pawnee chromosome 5, C.illinoinensisPawnee_v1, whole genome shotgun sequence, one genomic window encodes:
- the LOC122311600 gene encoding uncharacterized protein LOC122311600, translated as MEVYGKSMVVGPTKVIFLSTMLGRDGPVSVHKCDWKCENEHVFGNMYRCKLTGLTHICDKNCNQRILYDNHSSLCRASGQIFPLTPMEQQAVRGVRRKPEEESSPTDSCAFKRRRDARFHPSPFEKSFSAVRPICSQVGDGMDLS; from the coding sequence ATGGAGGTATATGGCAAATCTATGGTGGTTGGACCCACAAAAGTTATTTTTCTGTCAACCATGCTAGGCCGAGACGGGCCAGTATCAGTCCACAAATGTGACTGGAAATGTGAAAATGAACATGTTTTTGGAAATATGTACCGGTGCAAACTAACAGGACTGACTCACATATGTGACAAAAACTGTAACCAGAGAATTTTGTACGATAATCATAGCTCCCTTTGCAGAGCAAGTGGGCAAATTTTCCCCCTTACACCCATGGAGCAACAGGCAGTTAGAGGCGTCCGGAGGAAGCCTGAGGAAGAGAGTTCCCCCACTGATAGCTGTGCTTTTAAGCGTAGACGGGATGCACGGTTCCATCCTTCTCCTTTTGAGAAGTCCTTCTCTGCTGTCAGGCCAATCTGCAGCCAAGTTGGAGATGGCATGGATTTGAGCtag